A region of Odocoileus virginianus isolate 20LAN1187 ecotype Illinois chromosome 11, Ovbor_1.2, whole genome shotgun sequence DNA encodes the following proteins:
- the SPATA45 gene encoding spermatogenesis-associated protein 45, with protein sequence MASVNRKSEIIKKLKTDKCLLEDINERRESNCLVERSNQVSLLRVQKRHFHGDYKSLTHDQVKEIVPNSDRSSWVKLSLFVHKEKRHFPPKNNAIFG encoded by the exons ATGGCATCTGTAAacagaaagagtgaaataattaaaaaacttaaaacagaCAAATGTCTCCTGGAGGACATAAACGAAAGGCGAGAATCCAACTGCCTGGTGGAAAGAAGCAATCAAGTCAGCTTATTGAGAGTTCAAAAGAGGCATTTCCATGGTGACTACAAGTCCCTTACTCATGACCAGGTCAAAGAAATTGTTCCCAACAGTGACAGGAGCTCTTGGGTCAAACTGAGTCTCTTCGTTCACAAGGAGAAAAGGCACTTTCCACCAAAAA ataatgcCATATTTGGATAA